From Acinetobacter suaedae, one genomic window encodes:
- a CDS encoding PspC domain-containing protein, producing MTNPGLYRSNQKSMIAGVMGGIAERFGWNANLLRLIFVVISIMSAAFPGILVYLILWLVIPKKQDTHATHIQGYQQPVKTIYDEKNMNH from the coding sequence ATGACCAATCCTGGTTTATATCGCTCAAACCAAAAAAGCATGATCGCAGGTGTAATGGGCGGTATTGCTGAACGATTTGGTTGGAATGCAAATTTACTACGTCTAATTTTTGTTGTGATCTCGATTATGAGTGCAGCATTTCCAGGTATTTTGGTCTACCTCATTTTATGGCTGGTTATTCCAAAAAAGCAGGATACACACGCCACACATATTCAAGGTTATCAACAACCTGTAAAAACGATTTATGATGAGAAAAATATGAACCACTAA
- a CDS encoding acyl-CoA dehydrogenase C-terminal domain-containing protein, with product MPAYKAPLRDVRFLMNEMLDYPAHYQTLTSGQNADAETVDMILEGAADYCENVLSPLNQSGDEEGCTFNNGEVTTPKGFKEAYDQFVMGGWQGLSYPEEFGGQGLPMSLNLIKSEMMGTANWSFTMYPGLSTGCMNTIMQFGTDEQKNTYMPKLVEGTWSGTMCLTEPQCGTDLGQVKTKAEPAADGTYKISGTKIFISAGEHDLTENIIHIVLARLPDAPAGTRGISLFIVPKFIPTADGGVGERNTVSCGSIEHKMGIKASATAVLNFDNATGYLIGEINKGLHAMFTFMNTARIGTAVQGIAHAELSFQGALPYAKDRMSMRALSGKKEPERVGDAIIHHADVRRMLLTQKAIAEGGRSMIYHAAKLADKMSDALANGDQAKFEEYDDKLGFYTPILKGFLTELGLEAANHGMQVYGGHGYIREWGMEQIARDARISTLYEGTTGIQALDLIGRKVLLSSKGKVVRDYTAEILKFCATHARNKYLRRFAWDLTKLCAQWNTLTVRIMLAARKDRDIVSSASVDFLMFSGYVMMAYFWAQQAVIASEKLEAGNGIETPEFYKAKIKVADFYFDRLLPRAQGHAESMVTPSRTLTSLAPEHFSFDY from the coding sequence ATGCCAGCATATAAAGCCCCGCTCCGTGATGTTCGTTTCTTGATGAACGAAATGTTAGATTATCCAGCACATTACCAAACTTTGACAAGTGGTCAAAATGCGGATGCTGAAACTGTAGATATGATTTTGGAAGGTGCAGCAGATTATTGCGAAAATGTGCTTTCTCCACTTAACCAATCTGGTGATGAAGAAGGCTGCACATTCAACAATGGTGAAGTCACGACGCCTAAAGGTTTTAAAGAAGCATATGACCAATTTGTTATGGGCGGCTGGCAAGGTCTTTCTTATCCTGAAGAATTTGGTGGCCAAGGCTTACCAATGTCTTTGAACCTCATTAAATCTGAAATGATGGGTACTGCCAACTGGTCATTCACCATGTATCCAGGTTTAAGTACAGGTTGTATGAATACCATCATGCAATTTGGTACAGATGAACAAAAAAACACCTATATGCCTAAACTTGTTGAAGGTACTTGGTCTGGCACAATGTGCTTAACCGAGCCTCAATGTGGTACTGACTTAGGTCAAGTAAAAACTAAAGCAGAACCTGCTGCTGACGGCACTTATAAAATCTCTGGTACTAAAATCTTCATCTCTGCAGGTGAGCATGATTTAACTGAGAACATCATCCATATCGTACTTGCTCGTCTTCCAGACGCACCAGCTGGTACACGTGGTATTTCTTTATTCATCGTACCTAAATTCATCCCGACTGCTGATGGCGGTGTAGGTGAACGCAATACGGTTTCTTGTGGTTCGATCGAACACAAGATGGGGATCAAAGCATCTGCAACTGCCGTATTAAACTTTGATAATGCAACAGGTTACTTGATTGGCGAAATCAACAAAGGTTTACATGCAATGTTTACCTTTATGAATACTGCTCGTATCGGTACTGCTGTTCAAGGTATCGCACACGCTGAATTATCTTTCCAAGGTGCTTTACCTTATGCAAAAGACCGTATGTCAATGCGTGCTCTTTCGGGTAAGAAAGAACCTGAGCGCGTAGGTGATGCGATTATTCACCATGCAGATGTACGTCGTATGCTATTAACTCAAAAAGCAATTGCTGAAGGTGGTCGCTCAATGATCTACCATGCTGCAAAACTTGCAGACAAAATGTCTGATGCTTTAGCAAATGGCGATCAAGCTAAATTTGAAGAATATGATGACAAGCTTGGCTTCTATACACCAATTCTTAAAGGTTTCTTAACTGAACTTGGTTTAGAAGCAGCAAACCATGGTATGCAAGTTTACGGTGGTCATGGTTATATCCGTGAATGGGGTATGGAACAAATCGCACGCGATGCTCGTATCTCAACGTTGTATGAAGGTACAACGGGTATCCAAGCACTAGACCTCATCGGCCGTAAAGTACTTTTGAGCTCTAAAGGTAAAGTCGTTCGTGACTACACTGCTGAAATCTTAAAGTTCTGTGCAACGCATGCACGTAATAAATACTTACGTCGTTTTGCATGGGACTTAACTAAGCTATGTGCACAGTGGAATACCTTAACTGTTCGTATCATGCTTGCTGCACGTAAAGACCGTGACATCGTGTCTTCTGCTTCAGTAGATTTCTTGATGTTCTCTGGTTATGTGATGATGGCTTACTTCTGGGCTCAACAAGCAGTAATTGCTTCTGAGAAATTAGAAGCTGGCAATGGTATCGAAACGCCTGAGTTCTATAAAGCAAAAATTAAAGTTGCAGACTTCTACTTTGACCGTTTATTACCACGCGCTCAAGGTCATGCTGAATCAATGGTTACACCGTCACGCACCTTGACATCTCTTGCACCAGAACATTTCAGTTTCGATTACTAA